The proteins below are encoded in one region of Segatella copri:
- a CDS encoding glycosyltransferase family 4 protein, which produces MEKLLFIASIQYGEPPTGGGAQAKNQLLLAHLKKYYDVRFFDTWNKSSIVCLLSALVYVILYKCKCVLSISGRGALWLGKILKILHVHRQVIYFVIGGDLGKKVEGHLNNVSVLKSFHKILVQGHYMKVQLNNVGLSNVEVLPNFKPIGELPAKRNRPTGGIKFVFLGRLIEEKGVGLLIDASRKLYEEYGKKFLVTFYGSQTNTYSQGYFDTLDCDYMSYGGFLNLKSKEGLRQLSEYDVMVFPTYFEGEGFPGVLIDAFKAGLPVIASDFHANPDVISNSSLGVLIKPKDVDSLKSTMLEFIENPSRIPIMSMAVQKEVCKYDIDKVLNKEKLNRIFEK; this is translated from the coding sequence ATGGAAAAGTTGCTTTTTATTGCTTCCATTCAATATGGAGAACCTCCCACTGGTGGTGGGGCGCAAGCCAAAAATCAATTGTTGTTGGCACATCTTAAAAAGTATTATGACGTGAGGTTCTTTGATACTTGGAACAAGAGTTCTATTGTCTGTTTGTTGTCTGCTCTCGTTTATGTAATTCTTTATAAGTGTAAATGCGTGTTGTCTATCTCTGGGCGTGGTGCTTTGTGGTTAGGCAAGATCTTGAAAATCTTGCATGTTCATAGACAAGTCATTTACTTTGTTATAGGAGGAGACTTGGGAAAAAAAGTAGAGGGGCATTTGAATAATGTCTCTGTATTAAAATCATTTCATAAGATTTTAGTACAGGGACATTACATGAAGGTTCAGCTTAACAATGTGGGGCTGAGCAATGTAGAAGTCTTGCCTAACTTTAAGCCGATAGGAGAGTTGCCTGCGAAAAGAAATCGCCCAACTGGGGGCATTAAGTTCGTATTTTTAGGACGTTTGATAGAGGAGAAAGGTGTTGGCTTGCTCATAGATGCATCCAGAAAATTGTATGAAGAATATGGCAAGAAATTTTTAGTGACTTTTTACGGTTCGCAAACAAATACATATTCACAGGGATATTTTGACACCTTGGATTGTGATTACATGTCGTATGGTGGCTTTTTAAACTTGAAGTCGAAAGAGGGATTGAGACAACTTTCTGAATATGACGTGATGGTATTCCCTACATATTTTGAGGGCGAGGGATTTCCAGGTGTGTTGATTGATGCTTTCAAGGCTGGTCTTCCCGTGATAGCTTCAGATTTCCATGCAAATCCAGATGTTATTTCAAACTCTTCATTAGGTGTGCTCATAAAGCCAAAAGATGTCGATAGTTTGAAATCAACAATGCTTGAATTTATAGAAAACCCTTCAAGAATACCGATTATGTCTATGGCTGTTCAAAAGGAGGTATGCAAATATGACATAGACAAGGTGTTAAATAAGGAAAAATTGAACAGAATCTTTGAAAAATGA
- a CDS encoding NAD-dependent epimerase/dehydratase family protein: protein MVDYNISLDGKTILVTGAAGFIGSNLVKRLFNDAKNIKVIGIDSITDYYDVNIKYERLKEIEALDKDWTFVHDSIANKEAVEKIFSENKISLVVNLAAQAGVRYSITNPDAYIQSNLIGFYNILEACRHHEVEHLVYASSSSVYGSNKKVPYSTDDKVDNPVSLYAATKKSNELMAHAYSKLYNIPSTGLRFFTVYGPAGRPDMAYFGFTNKLVNGETIKIFNYGNCKRDFTYIDDIVEGIVRVMQHAPEKQNGEDGLPIPPYKVYNIGNSHPENLLDFVTILQKELIRAGVLPKDYDFEAHKELVPMQPGDVPVTYADTTPLDQDFGYKPDTSLREGLRAFAQWYKRYYVRKFS, encoded by the coding sequence ATGGTAGATTATAATATTAGTCTAGATGGTAAGACCATCTTGGTGACAGGTGCGGCAGGATTCATCGGAAGCAATCTTGTAAAGCGCCTTTTTAATGATGCTAAGAACATCAAGGTAATCGGTATCGATAGCATTACCGATTATTATGATGTGAACATCAAGTATGAGCGATTGAAGGAGATTGAAGCTTTAGATAAGGATTGGACATTCGTTCATGACTCCATTGCCAACAAGGAAGCTGTAGAGAAGATTTTCTCTGAAAATAAAATCTCTTTAGTAGTCAACTTAGCAGCTCAGGCAGGTGTGCGCTATAGCATCACCAATCCAGATGCTTATATCCAGAGCAATCTGATAGGATTCTATAACATTCTGGAGGCTTGCCGTCATCATGAGGTAGAGCATTTGGTTTATGCTTCTTCTTCATCTGTTTATGGTAGTAACAAAAAAGTTCCTTATTCTACTGATGATAAGGTGGATAATCCTGTAAGTCTGTATGCAGCTACCAAGAAGAGCAACGAGCTGATGGCTCATGCTTACTCTAAGCTTTATAATATCCCAAGCACTGGTTTGCGTTTCTTCACCGTTTATGGTCCTGCTGGTCGTCCAGATATGGCATACTTTGGTTTTACCAATAAACTGGTGAATGGTGAAACCATCAAGATTTTCAATTATGGAAACTGCAAGCGTGATTTCACTTATATAGATGATATTGTAGAGGGCATCGTAAGAGTGATGCAGCATGCGCCGGAGAAACAGAATGGTGAGGATGGTCTGCCTATCCCTCCATACAAGGTATATAATATAGGTAACAGTCACCCAGAGAATCTTTTAGATTTCGTTACGATTTTACAGAAAGAGTTGATTCGTGCTGGTGTGCTTCCTAAGGATTATGACTTCGAGGCGCATAAGGAACTTGTACCAATGCAGCCTGGTGATGTGCCTGTAACCTACGCTGATACTACACCATTGGATCAAGACTTTGGGTATAAGCCAGATACGTCGCTTAGAGAGGGACTTAGGGCGTTTGCACAGTGGTACAAGAGATATTATGTGAGAAAATTTAGTTAA
- a CDS encoding sugar transferase — MIMKWIFDRLMALVGLMVLWPVLLVVAILIRVKMPGGPAFFCQKRVGKNGKLFTCHKFRSMTVKHNGSSVSVAGDNRITPLGAKLRHYKLDELPELWDVLVGNMSFVGPRPDVPGYADQLKGDDRVVLKLRPGITGPATLKYRLEDEMISDYVAKRQLEGDHRAAQDIAVEYNDQVIYPDKVRINRYYYEHYSFCKDIQMIFCTVLGKKMKYAGETI, encoded by the coding sequence ATGATTATGAAATGGATATTTGACCGACTGATGGCATTGGTTGGTCTGATGGTGCTATGGCCGGTTTTGCTGGTCGTGGCTATATTGATTCGTGTGAAAATGCCAGGTGGTCCTGCTTTCTTCTGTCAGAAGAGGGTGGGGAAGAATGGCAAGCTGTTCACCTGCCATAAGTTTCGCTCCATGACAGTGAAGCACAATGGCTCGTCGGTTTCGGTGGCAGGCGACAATCGCATCACGCCTTTGGGGGCTAAGTTGAGACACTATAAGTTGGATGAACTGCCCGAGTTATGGGATGTACTTGTTGGTAACATGAGTTTCGTGGGACCTCGCCCAGACGTGCCAGGCTACGCAGACCAGTTGAAGGGCGATGACAGGGTGGTGCTTAAACTCCGTCCTGGTATCACGGGACCCGCTACCTTGAAATACCGACTGGAGGACGAGATGATCTCAGATTATGTAGCCAAGAGGCAACTGGAGGGAGACCATCGTGCGGCGCAAGATATTGCCGTGGAGTATAACGACCAGGTGATTTACCCCGACAAGGTACGTATCAATAGGTATTATTATGAGCATTATTCTTTCTGCAAGGACATACAGATGATTTTTTGTACGGTGCTGGGAAAGAAAATGAAATATGCTGGAGAAACAATATAA
- a CDS encoding EpsG family protein, giving the protein MIYLILILLFLFPVYACDYKLWNYGNSYERGNTYKGYYFFLYIVVVLFLGLRNYVGGDTIGYMDMWKKIPFLEGLSKFDFLHAKYAPMWYITNSFCKTINSNFYSFQIFHAILVNGVIFYIVSKYCQYRFTVIFFYVVATMLYFNCEILRESLSLSCGLLAMNHYKEKKWVQYFSWSLLALSFHKSGIVLLVIPFLYRYSASTINYKQLLILLIIGFIFSSFLLKHIVGSFLPFFSDSFEEYSQMKRATIFGSVRSCLIVLLVAYLVKQYETANNCMSATVIVGAKFYLLTQILGLFLPIFSTRFVNYFQIYYLILLGDFIWNHYGAKKILIFALYANFIFGVVKHQARDVSDWVSSTSHGYYFYQIYYPYYSIFDDIPYDELNHRKNIYYQERLNRLKHE; this is encoded by the coding sequence ATGATTTATTTAATTCTTATATTATTGTTTCTATTTCCCGTATATGCTTGTGATTATAAATTGTGGAATTACGGGAACAGTTATGAGAGAGGGAATACATATAAAGGATATTACTTTTTTCTTTATATTGTGGTCGTGTTGTTCTTGGGACTGAGAAATTATGTTGGTGGCGATACAATCGGTTATATGGATATGTGGAAAAAGATTCCTTTTCTGGAAGGACTTTCTAAATTTGACTTTTTGCACGCCAAGTATGCTCCTATGTGGTATATAACCAACAGTTTTTGTAAAACCATCAATTCTAATTTCTATTCATTCCAAATATTTCATGCAATATTAGTTAATGGAGTTATATTCTACATAGTTAGCAAGTATTGTCAGTATCGTTTTACTGTAATATTCTTCTATGTAGTTGCGACAATGCTTTATTTCAACTGCGAGATTTTAAGAGAGTCACTCAGTCTGAGCTGTGGTTTACTGGCAATGAATCATTATAAAGAAAAAAAATGGGTACAATATTTTTCTTGGAGTTTACTTGCTCTGTCTTTTCACAAGTCTGGTATAGTGTTATTGGTAATTCCTTTTTTGTATAGGTATTCTGCATCAACTATTAATTATAAACAACTTCTAATTCTGTTGATTATTGGTTTTATTTTTAGTAGTTTTTTGCTTAAACATATTGTAGGAAGTTTCTTGCCATTTTTTTCAGATTCTTTTGAGGAATATTCTCAAATGAAAAGAGCAACGATTTTTGGTAGTGTTAGATCTTGTTTAATAGTTTTATTAGTAGCTTATTTAGTGAAACAGTATGAGACTGCTAATAACTGTATGTCTGCGACAGTTATTGTAGGAGCGAAGTTTTATTTGCTGACACAGATCTTAGGACTTTTTCTACCTATTTTTTCCACTCGTTTTGTAAATTACTTTCAGATATATTATTTAATATTATTGGGTGATTTTATCTGGAACCACTATGGAGCGAAGAAAATATTAATTTTTGCCTTATATGCTAATTTTATATTTGGTGTGGTAAAACATCAGGCTAGAGATGTTTCTGATTGGGTAAGTTCCACTTCTCATGGTTATTATTTTTATCAAATATATTACCCATATTACTCAATTTTTGATGATATTCCTTATGATGAGTTAAACCATAGAAAGAATATTTATTATCAAGAGCGTTTAAATCGATTAAAGCACGAATAA
- a CDS encoding alpha-1,2-fucosyltransferase, translated as MKIVNIIGGLGNQMFQYAFALGLKSKFPHEAIKIDLSHFKGYPLHNGYELERVFGLKLLDVASSVDLMKVSYFVPNYKLSRLVRRVFPHRKSEYIEPRLFTDWSHDINAIKGNCYFEGSWQNFNYFEDIEVDIRNAFSFKDKLQGENLQIANLVESTNSVSIHIRRGDYLLEDEYAGICDVPYYSNAISYIKNNVANPHFFIFSNDIDWCNEHIVPLCDTVTLVSGNSAEKAYVDMQLMSMCKHNIIAHSSFSWWAAWLNGHAGKIVIAPFEWMHRQGLTDKPQMPDWKLMKNI; from the coding sequence ATGAAAATTGTAAATATAATAGGGGGATTAGGTAACCAAATGTTCCAGTATGCATTTGCTTTAGGTCTAAAATCCAAATTTCCTCATGAGGCTATTAAAATTGATTTGTCTCATTTTAAAGGTTACCCATTACACAATGGATATGAATTAGAACGAGTTTTTGGCTTGAAACTCTTGGATGTTGCTTCATCTGTTGACTTAATGAAGGTATCATATTTTGTTCCAAATTATAAACTCTCACGGCTTGTGAGAAGAGTTTTCCCACATCGGAAGTCTGAGTACATCGAGCCAAGATTGTTTACTGATTGGAGTCACGATATAAATGCAATAAAGGGTAATTGCTATTTTGAGGGAAGCTGGCAAAATTTCAACTACTTCGAAGACATAGAGGTTGATATTCGTAATGCTTTTTCCTTTAAAGACAAGCTTCAAGGCGAAAATTTACAAATCGCTAATTTGGTGGAATCAACCAATAGTGTTTCTATACATATAAGAAGAGGAGATTATTTGTTGGAGGATGAATATGCTGGTATATGTGATGTGCCTTATTATAGCAATGCAATATCATATATAAAAAATAATGTTGCTAATCCTCATTTCTTTATATTTTCTAATGATATTGATTGGTGTAATGAGCATATTGTACCATTATGTGATACTGTAACGTTGGTCTCAGGAAATTCAGCTGAAAAGGCTTATGTTGACATGCAATTAATGTCAATGTGTAAACATAATATAATAGCTCATAGCTCTTTTAGTTGGTGGGCAGCGTGGCTAAATGGGCATGCTGGTAAAATTGTTATTGCTCCTTTTGAATGGATGCATCGACAAGGTTTGACGGATAAACCGCAAATGCCAGATTGGAAATTAATGAAGAATATATAG
- a CDS encoding glycosyltransferase, which produces MKKCVAVLLPIYKNDSLEYFKLSLNSVFSQTFHNYKIFVGVDGEVPYATKTYLQEMDKRGDVEVCWFPKNRGLACVLNDLIAIAHVQGFDYLARMDADDVMLSSRLQKQMSYMESHKDIDVVGGAIEEMDKQSISRGKTIIYPLTHQECVNFFEKRNPLAHPAVLFRYSFFEKLKGAYRADHPKNQDTMLWLDGLMAGCKMANVPDVVLQFRVTNDLFRKRRNGWNLAMRQLADRLEVNRGLKYGVMSYLYAYATFLMQISPAWVKKLCYRYLR; this is translated from the coding sequence ATGAAAAAATGTGTGGCGGTTCTTCTGCCGATATATAAAAACGATAGTTTGGAATATTTTAAGCTCTCACTTAATAGTGTCTTTTCTCAAACTTTTCATAACTATAAGATTTTTGTAGGTGTTGATGGGGAGGTTCCTTATGCTACAAAAACTTATCTCCAAGAAATGGATAAGCGAGGCGATGTAGAGGTGTGTTGGTTCCCCAAAAATCGAGGGTTAGCTTGTGTCCTGAATGACTTGATAGCTATCGCTCATGTACAAGGCTTTGACTATTTAGCACGTATGGATGCTGATGATGTTATGTTGTCTAGTCGTTTGCAAAAACAAATGTCTTATATGGAGTCTCATAAAGATATTGATGTTGTGGGAGGTGCTATTGAAGAAATGGATAAACAATCTATTTCTCGTGGAAAAACGATAATTTATCCCTTAACTCATCAAGAATGTGTGAACTTCTTCGAGAAGCGTAATCCGCTGGCACATCCTGCGGTTTTGTTCAGATATAGTTTCTTTGAAAAGTTAAAAGGTGCATATCGTGCAGATCATCCAAAGAATCAAGATACGATGCTTTGGTTGGATGGACTGATGGCAGGGTGCAAAATGGCTAACGTCCCTGATGTAGTTTTGCAATTCCGAGTGACTAATGATTTGTTTCGTAAACGTCGCAATGGATGGAATCTTGCAATGAGACAACTTGCTGATAGGTTGGAAGTGAATCGAGGATTAAAATATGGGGTAATGTCATATCTTTATGCCTATGCTACTTTCTTAATGCAGATTTCTCCAGCATGGGTGAAAAAACTTTGTTATCGTTATTTAAGGTGA
- a CDS encoding lipopolysaccharide biosynthesis protein: MNSNKKSFLKTSSYAVFSQVVSLCCGLVTSLLLPKILGIEQFGYWQYFFLCSSYVGLLHFGFSDGIYLALGGKKFSEINRKQYYPQLLLVSFLQMVIALLVALYSYLFLKGAYQVVFYFLGVYIIIENVYKLLSFVLMATDKMRYYSKTVVIDKVTFLGLLFVFLVLFNKDSFVNVIFSYLCARFIALAFVSTCFGRFFDFTVTSNLFVRNNLRATCGNMIVGISLTISNLLSTFIIGSGRFFVEHNWGISVFAKISFAVSLSMFVLTFISQIGLVLFPYLCRMEKDKQRQMLDMLTFVIGLFAMVCFIGFVPLSLIIKTWIPKYVDSLSYLMILCPIALFETRMVLVFGTYFKTFRKQIVLLKINLASVLFAVFFYYLSSNVVNCINMLVMGMLVSIMLRSYLCQFYLYRYLNVKLDRFVICMEILTSVFMILAYNLFASMLLFSLVYVVSLTILALVRKEKIKYSYLLIKS, encoded by the coding sequence ATGAATTCAAATAAAAAGAGTTTCCTTAAGACTTCTTCTTATGCCGTGTTTTCACAAGTTGTATCCTTGTGTTGTGGGCTAGTTACATCTTTATTGCTTCCAAAAATTTTAGGAATCGAACAATTTGGTTATTGGCAATATTTCTTCTTGTGTAGTAGTTATGTAGGGCTTCTTCATTTCGGCTTTAGCGATGGTATATATTTGGCTTTGGGCGGTAAGAAGTTTTCCGAAATCAACAGGAAACAGTATTATCCCCAATTGCTGTTGGTGTCGTTTCTTCAAATGGTCATAGCCTTATTGGTTGCTCTATATTCGTACCTGTTTCTGAAAGGCGCTTATCAGGTTGTTTTTTATTTCCTCGGTGTTTATATCATTATTGAGAATGTATATAAGTTGTTGTCGTTTGTCTTGATGGCAACCGATAAAATGCGTTATTATTCCAAGACTGTTGTAATAGACAAGGTGACCTTCTTGGGGCTTTTGTTTGTGTTTCTGGTTCTCTTTAACAAAGATTCATTTGTCAATGTTATTTTCTCTTATCTTTGTGCCCGTTTCATAGCCTTAGCATTTGTTTCCACTTGCTTTGGGAGATTCTTCGATTTCACAGTCACATCCAATTTGTTTGTCAGAAATAATCTACGTGCTACATGTGGAAATATGATAGTGGGAATATCGTTGACAATTTCCAATTTGTTGAGTACCTTCATCATAGGCTCTGGTCGTTTCTTTGTAGAGCATAATTGGGGTATTTCTGTTTTTGCCAAGATATCGTTTGCAGTATCTTTGTCTATGTTCGTTTTGACATTCATTTCACAGATAGGGTTAGTTTTGTTTCCGTACCTTTGTAGGATGGAAAAGGATAAACAAAGGCAGATGTTGGATATGCTAACTTTTGTTATAGGACTCTTTGCGATGGTTTGCTTTATCGGCTTCGTTCCTCTGTCATTGATAATAAAGACTTGGATACCAAAGTATGTGGACAGCCTGAGCTATTTGATGATTTTATGTCCTATAGCTCTTTTTGAGACGCGGATGGTATTGGTTTTCGGTACCTATTTCAAGACGTTCAGAAAGCAAATTGTATTGTTGAAAATCAATTTGGCTTCAGTGCTGTTTGCTGTATTCTTTTATTATCTGTCTTCGAATGTGGTGAATTGTATTAATATGCTTGTTATGGGTATGTTGGTTAGTATCATGTTGAGAAGTTATTTGTGTCAGTTTTATCTATATCGTTATTTGAACGTTAAATTGGATAGGTTTGTAATTTGCATGGAAATACTGACCTCTGTTTTTATGATTCTTGCTTATAATCTGTTTGCAAGTATGTTACTGTTTTCTTTGGTCTATGTCGTTTCTTTGACTATTCTGGCATTAGTTCGTAAAGAGAAAATCAAATATAGTTATTTATTAATCAAATCTTGA